One Ascaphus truei isolate aAscTru1 chromosome 22, aAscTru1.hap1, whole genome shotgun sequence DNA segment encodes these proteins:
- the NOL11 gene encoding nucleolar protein 11: protein MAALSEGFTLCALLPGAGGRPEGLLGVEAGGEPDRVLVTDTRRAVTLYKVSDQKPLGSWTVKQGQNITSPAVCNHETGEYIVVHDDTVLRIWKDDDVNLDKVFKATLSADVYRVHTCPDTEPLVVFKGGAVLFLDALLADPQQEIETILSGEERIRWSKMFVEAGQSVLVYITEKGRDCFVCVWKFSPRILLLRYKLKRYTEDSRVLHFSGSLNNKVFTLLILCSNGHVCQVFVPLVQSDQESEGLLPMSLLLQLPEPTDVGAVAILDEAHIAVLAASPSTKKDCLCIWNTKFQTLQATKDLSQKTSAQLWHHGDKLYLPHGKTMAVVPYRCETSCLASALGKCRNLQNSVPENVSVVNWDMLVGDEPEAKQSDAGSKRSTRQTKNKENTALSRDAPLLITDIKNSTPSEIQEFLQRVAVDTELPDFQITIGRITMGVVSRCRADPTFHPRGALAQLIKTNRLSYSLCPDLVTFALGKPDAYLLQLILQHFPDVPEAVICACLKIFLSVSEDSLTDAPLDLESVLCYIDVAEPCKAPEEKAAVIQNGFSPVTLEEDSCDVQMVEKSSPDTEKPMSPVSIKRAALLNSILISAYSETFLLPHLKDLSADQVILFLKYLQYLYVKCSDNVTINLPGKHVPTINQIMDWMSLVLDSHFTVVVMLPEAKRLLCNLQKFVKSQMKFYSELNKIEGSLSELQRKNKRRDCGRYSIEVLELF from the exons atggccgcgcTCAGTGAGGGGTTCACGTTGTGCGCACTGCTGCCCGGTGCCGGGGGCCGCCCCGAGGGGCTGCTGGGGGTGGAAGCCGGCGGGGAGCCGGATAGGGTGCTGGTGACGGATACTCGCAGGGCTGTCACGCTGTACAag GTATCGGATCAAAAGCCTCTCGGCAGCTGGACAGTGAAACAAGGCCAGAACATCACCAGTCCTGCTGTATGCAATCACGAGACTGGAGAATATATCGTGGTCCACGATGACACG gttttgaggatatggaAAGATGACGATGTAAATTTGGATAaagtgtttaaagcaaca CTCTCAGCAGACGTATACCGTGTCCATACGTGCCCTGACACTGAGCCACTTGTAGTGTTCAAAGGAGGGGCTGTGCTGTTCTTGGACGCGTTGCTGGCAGATCCACAACAGGAAATTGAAACCATTCTATCGGGAGAAGAGCGGATTCG atgGTCAAAGATGTTTGTGGAAGCAGGACAGTCCGTATTGGTGTATATTACAGAGAAG GGCcgggattgttttgtgtgtgtttggaagTTCAGCCCCCGGATTCTTCTCCTGAGGTATAAACTCAAACGGTACACGGAGGATTCCCGCGTGTTACATTTCTCCGGGTCGCTGAATAACAAAGTGTTCACGCTACTTATTTTAT GCTCTAACGGGCATGTGTGCCAGGTCTTCGTGCCACTCGTTCAGTCCGATCAGGAATCAGAGGGACTCTTGCCCATGTCACTGCTGCTTCAGCTGCCGGAGCCCACAGACGTCGGTGCTGTCGCCATACTTGACGAGGCCCACATAGCCGTTCTGGCGGCATCGCCTTCGACGAAAAAGG ACTGCCTTTGTATATGGAATACCAAGTTTCAGACGTTACAAGCTACGAAAGATTTATCCCAGAAGACTAGTGCACAG CTTTGGCACCACGGAGATAAGCTGTATTTGCCGCACGGGAAGACCATGGCGGTGGTGCCGTATCGCTGCGAAACGTCTTGTTTGGCGTCCGCTCTTGGGAAGTGCAGAAACCTCCAAAACTCGG TCCCAGAAAATGTATCGGTTGTAAATTGGGACATGTTAGTAGGTGATGAACCAGAAGCAAAGCAATCGGACGCTGGTTCCAAAAGAAGT ACGCGACAGACGAAGAACAAAGAAAATACAGCGCTCAGCCGAGACGCCCCACTTCTCATCACGGATATCAAG AATTCTACCCCTAGTGAAATACAAGAGTTTCTTCAGCGAGTTGCGGTGGACACGGAATTGCCAGACTTTCAAATTACCATTGGAAGAATAACCATGGGCGTGGTGAGCAGGTGCCGGGCTGATCCCACGTTTCACCCGCGCGGTGCCCTGGCGCAGCTCATAAAGACCAATAGATTGTCCTATAG TTTATGCCCAGATTTAGTGACCTTCGCTTTGGGGAAGCCTGACGCCTACTTATTACAGCTCATCCTGCAGCATTTTCCTGATGTCCCTGAGGCCGTCATCTGTGCTTGTTTAAAGATCTTCTTAAG CGTCAGCGAAGACAGCCTGACAGACGCCCCCCTGGACCTGGAGTCTGTCCTCTGTTATATTGACGTGGCAGAGCCTTGCAAAGCGCCTGAAGAGAAGGCGGCCGTGATACAGAACGGCTTCAGCCCGGTTACGTTGGAGGAAGATAGTTGTGATGTTCAGATGGTAGAGAAGTCTTCACCGGACACAGAAAAGCCGATGTCTCCGGTCAGCATCAAAAGAGCCGCCCTTCT AAACTCTATCCTCATTTCAGCGTACAGCGAGACTTTCCTTTTGCCTCATCTGAAAGATCTGTCTGCTGATCAAGTGATA TTGTTCCTCAAGTACTTGCAGTACCTGTACGTGAAGTGCAGTGATAATGTGACCATAAACCTTCCAGGAAAGCATGTTCCAACCATCAACCAG ATTATGGACTGGATGAGCCTGGTTTTGGATTCCCATTTCACCGTGGTGGTGATGTTGCCGGAAGCGAAGAGACTCTTGTGCAATTTGCAGAAGTTTGTGAAAAgccag ATGAAGTTTTATTCCGAACTCAACAAGATCGAAGGGAGTTTATCAGAACTACagagaaaaaacaaaaggagagaCTGTGGCCGATATTCCATCGAAGTTCTGGAGCTGTTCTAA